From a single Candidatus Methylacidiphilales bacterium genomic region:
- a CDS encoding sugar transferase, with protein MLLDHARQHRLGLQCLDSMLACLAFAVAFGIRDWLLPYLPAFELNYIGSFSMYAKFLPLLLAASPLILFRLNFYSQSVKQHLSHVVNLALQASLILFLLMVVTQFLIQVQLSRLVFIIFVPTYAACLCLREFVTRWWRLRIAEGGAHRHSLMVVSDRPGSTTWPEYLDSHPEFAFRVADEMSLENFDLAGFIDRLHQGSIELVIFDIRKGSIQKVTEAIQACEQEGIEVWMTTGFIETSLAQLKVDYIAGLPVLIFRSTPDSSWQLLLKNLVDRIGAAALLVCSSPMFAVIAAVIRITSPGPVFFRQERSGRYGRPFLMYKFRSMVSNAEQTRQELQQYNEMSGPVFKISKDPRVTPFGRWLRATSLDELPQLWNVLRGEMSLVGPRPLPVYETLAMSENAQRRRLSVKPGLTCLWQVCGRNEVSDFKDWVRMDLEYIDRWSLGLDFEILFKTIPAVLARRGAK; from the coding sequence ATGCTTCTGGACCACGCACGCCAACACCGCCTGGGCCTTCAATGCCTCGACAGCATGCTGGCCTGCCTGGCCTTTGCCGTCGCCTTCGGCATCCGCGACTGGCTCCTGCCCTACCTGCCCGCCTTCGAACTGAACTACATCGGCAGTTTCAGCATGTATGCCAAGTTCCTTCCCCTCCTTTTGGCCGCCTCCCCCCTCATCCTCTTCCGGCTCAATTTTTACAGCCAGAGCGTCAAGCAACATCTCTCCCACGTCGTCAATCTCGCCCTCCAGGCCTCGCTCATCCTTTTCCTGCTCATGGTTGTCACCCAGTTCCTCATCCAGGTCCAACTGAGCCGGCTGGTCTTCATCATCTTCGTCCCCACCTACGCCGCCTGCCTCTGCCTTCGGGAATTCGTCACCCGCTGGTGGCGCCTGCGCATCGCCGAGGGCGGCGCCCACCGCCACAGCCTCATGGTGGTCAGCGACCGCCCCGGCTCCACCACCTGGCCCGAATACCTCGACAGCCATCCCGAATTCGCCTTCCGCGTCGCCGACGAAATGAGCCTGGAGAACTTCGACCTTGCCGGCTTCATCGACCGCCTTCACCAAGGCTCCATCGAACTCGTCATCTTCGACATCCGCAAAGGCTCGATCCAAAAGGTCACCGAAGCCATCCAGGCCTGCGAGCAGGAAGGCATCGAGGTCTGGATGACCACCGGATTCATTGAAACCTCCCTGGCCCAGTTGAAAGTGGATTATATCGCCGGACTTCCGGTCCTCATCTTCCGCTCCACTCCGGACAGCTCCTGGCAACTCCTGTTGAAAAATCTCGTCGACCGCATCGGTGCGGCCGCGCTTCTGGTCTGCTCCTCCCCCATGTTTGCCGTCATCGCCGCTGTCATCCGCATCACCTCGCCCGGGCCCGTCTTCTTCAGGCAGGAACGCAGCGGGCGCTATGGAAGGCCCTTCCTCATGTACAAGTTCCGCTCCATGGTCAGCAATGCGGAACAGACCCGTCAGGAACTCCAGCAATACAACGAAATGTCCGGGCCGGTCTTCAAGATCAGCAAGGACCCCCGCGTCACCCCCTTCGGCCGCTGGCTCCGCGCCACCAGCCTCGATGAACTCCCCCAGCTCTGGAACGTGCTACGCGGCGAAATGAGCCTGGTCGGCCCCCGCCCCCTTCCGGTCTACGAAACCCTCGCCATGTCCGAGAACGCCCAGCGCCGCCGCCTGAGCGTCAAACCCGGCCTCACCTGCCTCTGGCAGGTCTGCGGCCGCAACGAGGTCTCCGACTTCAAGGACTGGGTCCGCATGGATCTTGAATACATCGACCGCTGGTCGCTCGGGCTCGATTTCGAGATCCTCTTCAAAACCATCCCCGCCGTCCTGGCCCGCAGGGGGGCCAAATGA
- a CDS encoding superoxide dismutase encodes MAYTLPELGFATNALEPHIDTQTMEIHHGKHHAAYVNNLNKALESAPELASKSIEDLIRNLNSVPEAIRGAVRNNGGGHANHTLFWNILTPGGSKEPTGKLADDIKAAFGSLDDLKAKIEDAGIKRFGSGWSWLIVDATGKLAVVSTPNQDSPVMDGLTPILGIDVWEHAYYLKYQNKRPDYLKAVWNVLNWDEVGKLYAGAKK; translated from the coding sequence ATGGCTTATACCCTTCCCGAACTCGGCTTTGCCACAAACGCCCTCGAGCCCCACATCGACACCCAGACGATGGAAATCCATCACGGCAAACACCATGCCGCCTACGTCAACAACCTCAACAAAGCACTGGAATCGGCCCCCGAACTGGCTTCCAAGTCCATCGAGGATCTGATCCGCAACCTCAACTCGGTTCCCGAAGCCATCCGCGGCGCCGTCCGCAACAACGGTGGCGGTCACGCCAACCACACCCTCTTCTGGAATATCCTCACCCCCGGCGGCTCCAAGGAACCCACGGGCAAACTCGCCGATGACATCAAGGCCGCTTTCGGCAGCCTCGACGACTTGAAGGCCAAAATCGAGGACGCCGGCATCAAGCGCTTCGGCAGCGGCTGGTCTTGGTTGATCGTCGATGCCACGGGCAAACTCGCGGTCGTCTCCACCCCCAACCAGGACAGCCCGGTCATGGACGGCCTCACCCCCATCCTCGGGATCGATGTCTGGGAGCACGCCTATTACCTCAAATACCAGAACAAGCGCCCGGACTACCTCAAGGCCGTCTGGAACGTGCTGAATTGGGACGAAGTTGGAAAGCTTTACGCTGGAGCTAAAAAGTAA
- a CDS encoding histidinol-phosphatase has translation MEPASECPPRLVYETHSHTPLCKHAEGEPEDYARRAWERGMKGLTITCHGPLPDDLSASVRMTPEQFPQYLDLVAGAREVWAGRVDVLLGLESDYLPGLEDWIEALHKRADFHYVLGSVHPHIREYRERYYSSGWADFHRGYFGHLADAAETGLFDCLAHPDIVKNLGPAEWDIDALMSDIRRALDRIAATGIAMELNTSGVNKVVPEMNPAPQILREMYLRGIPVVVGADAHVPERVGDGYARAYDHLEAAGYDRVHHFIGRQKQSLAITEARLSLQAA, from the coding sequence ATGGAGCCTGCTTCCGAATGTCCCCCTCGCCTGGTTTACGAAACGCACAGCCACACCCCCCTGTGCAAGCATGCCGAGGGCGAACCGGAGGATTATGCCCGCCGGGCCTGGGAGCGGGGTATGAAGGGGTTGACCATCACCTGTCACGGCCCGCTCCCTGACGATTTGTCGGCATCGGTGCGGATGACCCCTGAGCAGTTCCCCCAATACCTCGATTTGGTGGCTGGGGCGCGCGAAGTTTGGGCGGGACGGGTGGATGTCCTCCTCGGTTTGGAGAGTGACTACCTTCCGGGATTGGAAGATTGGATTGAAGCGCTGCACAAGCGGGCGGATTTCCATTACGTCCTGGGGTCGGTCCATCCGCACATCCGGGAATACCGGGAGCGGTATTATTCTTCCGGCTGGGCGGATTTTCACCGGGGCTACTTTGGGCATCTGGCGGATGCAGCCGAGACGGGTCTGTTTGATTGTCTGGCCCACCCCGACATCGTGAAAAACCTGGGTCCGGCGGAATGGGATATCGATGCGTTGATGTCCGACATCCGGCGGGCGTTGGACCGGATTGCGGCCACCGGTATCGCGATGGAACTCAACACCTCCGGAGTGAACAAAGTGGTGCCGGAAATGAACCCGGCACCGCAGATCCTGCGGGAGATGTACCTGCGCGGAATCCCGGTGGTGGTGGGGGCTGACGCCCATGTGCCGGAAAGGGTGGGTGACGGCTATGCCCGGGCCTACGACCACCTGGAAGCGGCGGGATACGACCGGGTGCACCACTTCATTGGCCGGCAGAAGCAGTCTCTGGCGATCACCGAGGCCCGCCTCTCCCTGCAGGCCGCCTGA